A stretch of Sinorhizobium meliloti DNA encodes these proteins:
- a CDS encoding lytic transglycosylase domain-containing protein — protein MANFRIPLSKRALAAVSLVSVAVASGCSTVEHTSLAELTAVQTVTPLPKPGTEATAYALPAPIGAAASTSAALTAQTSSAVPASAAGTGSAGETQTAPATDTTLAFAAPQSVAVPAAKPAQPFEVAMATPASAGIAPAAAPPVPEKGAGQSVPLIGVAASWESDFDTGEPVGLETLVAKRMIVPTERPKTGVIGTAVGAVASVIPDSLKPGKTPTSSRPELDRLIKHYAELNGLPLELVHRVVRRESNYNPRAYSKGNYGLMQIRYNTAKGLGYEGPAEGLFDAETNLKYATKYLRGAWMVADNQHDGAVRLYASGYYYHAKRKGMLDELNMR, from the coding sequence ATGGCGAATTTCCGTATTCCCCTTTCGAAGCGGGCACTTGCCGCCGTGTCCCTCGTTTCCGTCGCCGTTGCTTCCGGGTGTTCCACGGTCGAGCATACGTCGCTTGCGGAGTTAACGGCCGTGCAGACGGTCACGCCCCTGCCGAAGCCGGGCACAGAGGCGACGGCTTACGCGCTGCCTGCGCCGATCGGCGCAGCGGCGAGCACGTCGGCCGCATTGACCGCGCAAACCTCGTCGGCAGTGCCGGCAAGCGCCGCAGGAACCGGTTCCGCCGGCGAAACGCAGACGGCGCCCGCGACAGACACGACCCTCGCTTTCGCGGCTCCCCAGTCGGTAGCCGTGCCGGCGGCCAAACCCGCACAGCCCTTTGAAGTAGCCATGGCGACACCCGCCTCGGCAGGTATCGCCCCGGCAGCCGCGCCGCCGGTCCCCGAAAAAGGCGCCGGACAGTCCGTCCCGCTCATCGGGGTCGCCGCCTCGTGGGAATCGGATTTCGACACCGGCGAGCCGGTCGGTCTGGAAACGCTTGTCGCCAAGCGCATGATCGTTCCGACGGAGCGCCCGAAGACAGGCGTGATCGGCACCGCAGTCGGCGCGGTCGCAAGCGTCATCCCCGATTCGCTGAAGCCCGGAAAAACACCGACCAGCTCGCGGCCGGAGCTTGACAGGCTGATCAAACATTATGCCGAGCTGAACGGTCTGCCGCTCGAGCTGGTGCACCGGGTGGTCAGGCGCGAGAGCAACTACAACCCGCGAGCCTACAGCAAAGGCAATTACGGGTTGATGCAGATCCGCTACAACACGGCCAAGGGTCTCGGCTATGAGGGCCCGGCCGAAGGTCTCTTCGACGCGGAAACCAACCTCAAATACGCGACGAAGTACCTGCGCGGAGCGTGGATGGTTGCCGACAACCAGCACGACGGCGCGGTAAGGCTCTATGCCAGCGGCTATTATTACCATGCCAAGCGCAAGGGCATGCTCGACGAGCTGAATATGAGGTAA
- a CDS encoding LysE family translocator: MSFEHWFAFAAASAVLLAIPGPTILLVISYALGHGRKIAGATVAGVALGDFTAMTASMLGLGALLATSAAVFTVLKWIGAAYLVWLGIKLWRAPVGNDSGSTVETSPAERPLRIFLHTYAVTALNPKSILFFVAFLPQFLDLSRPLFAQMAIFETTFLILATINAALYAWLAAAAGSTIRKPNIRRIVNRLGGSLLIGAGFLTAGLKRATS; encoded by the coding sequence ATGTCCTTCGAACACTGGTTCGCCTTTGCCGCCGCGTCTGCGGTGCTGCTTGCCATTCCCGGCCCCACGATCCTTCTCGTCATCTCCTACGCGCTCGGCCACGGCCGCAAGATCGCGGGCGCGACCGTGGCTGGTGTCGCTCTTGGCGATTTCACCGCAATGACCGCTTCGATGCTCGGCCTCGGTGCCCTGCTTGCAACCTCGGCGGCGGTTTTCACCGTGCTGAAGTGGATCGGCGCCGCCTATCTCGTCTGGCTCGGCATCAAGCTCTGGAGGGCGCCGGTCGGCAACGACAGCGGGAGCACCGTTGAAACGAGTCCTGCGGAAAGACCGCTGCGGATATTCCTTCACACCTATGCGGTGACCGCACTTAACCCGAAAAGCATTCTCTTCTTCGTCGCCTTCCTGCCCCAGTTCCTCGATCTGTCGCGGCCGCTTTTCGCGCAGATGGCGATCTTCGAGACGACGTTCCTGATACTCGCGACGATCAACGCTGCGCTCTATGCCTGGCTTGCTGCCGCGGCCGGAAGCACCATCCGCAAGCCGAATATCCGGCGCATCGTCAATCGCCTCGGTGGTTCGCTGCTCATCGGCGCCGGCTTTCTGACGGCAGGGCTGAAGCGCGCCACGTCCTGA
- a CDS encoding pyrophosphate--fructose-6-phosphate 1-phosphotransferase, with protein sequence MAKKKVAMLTAGGLAPCLSSAVGGLIERYTDIAPDYELVAYRSGYQGLLLADRIEITPAMREKAHVLHRHGGSPIGNSRVKLTNTADCVKRGLVKEGENPLRVAAERLASDGISILHTIGGDDTNTTAADLAAYLGANGYDLTVVGLPKTVDNDVVPIRQTLGAWTAAEYGARFFDHVSNEQSAAPRTLVVHEVMGRHCGWLTAATARAYIHLAGNKEYVDGFMMNAQLKNIDGLYLPEMAFDLEAEAARLREVMDRAGFVTLFVSEGACLDAIVAEREAAGETVKRDAFGHVKIDTINVGNWFSKQFAALLGAERSMVQKSGYYARSAPANVDDLRLIQSMVDLAVESALNKVSGVTGHDEDQGGRLRTIEFPRIKGGKHFDTSAKWFGEVMDVVGQKWQTAD encoded by the coding sequence ATGGCCAAGAAGAAAGTCGCAATGTTGACGGCAGGCGGGCTCGCGCCCTGCCTTTCATCCGCTGTCGGCGGCCTGATCGAACGCTACACCGACATCGCGCCGGACTATGAGCTCGTGGCCTACCGTTCCGGCTATCAGGGCCTGCTTCTCGCCGACCGGATCGAAATCACCCCGGCCATGCGCGAGAAGGCGCATGTGCTCCACCGCCACGGCGGATCGCCGATCGGCAACAGCCGCGTGAAGCTCACCAACACTGCCGACTGCGTGAAGCGCGGCCTCGTCAAGGAAGGGGAGAATCCTTTGCGCGTCGCGGCCGAGAGGCTCGCGTCCGACGGCATCAGCATCCTGCACACGATCGGCGGCGACGATACCAACACCACCGCCGCCGATCTCGCAGCCTATCTCGGGGCCAACGGCTACGATCTGACGGTCGTCGGCCTGCCGAAGACGGTCGACAACGACGTGGTGCCCATCCGCCAGACGCTCGGCGCCTGGACGGCCGCCGAATACGGCGCACGCTTCTTCGACCATGTCAGCAACGAACAGAGCGCCGCGCCGCGCACCCTCGTCGTCCATGAAGTCATGGGCCGACACTGCGGCTGGCTGACCGCGGCAACCGCGCGCGCCTATATCCATCTGGCCGGCAACAAGGAATATGTCGACGGCTTCATGATGAACGCACAGCTGAAGAACATCGACGGCCTCTACCTTCCCGAGATGGCGTTCGATCTCGAAGCGGAAGCCGCGCGCCTGCGCGAAGTCATGGATCGAGCCGGCTTCGTCACGTTGTTCGTGAGCGAAGGCGCCTGCCTCGACGCCATCGTCGCCGAACGGGAGGCCGCCGGCGAGACGGTCAAGCGCGACGCGTTCGGCCATGTGAAGATCGATACGATCAACGTCGGAAACTGGTTCTCCAAGCAGTTCGCGGCGCTCCTCGGCGCCGAGCGCTCAATGGTGCAGAAGTCCGGCTACTATGCACGCTCCGCCCCCGCCAATGTCGACGATCTGCGCCTCATCCAGAGCATGGTCGATCTGGCGGTCGAGAGCGCGCTCAACAAGGTCTCCGGCGTGACGGGCCACGACGAGGATCAGGGCGGGCGGCTGCGCACGATCGAGTTCCCGCGCATCAAGGGCGGAAAGCATTTCGACACGTCCGCGAAGTGGTTCGGCGAGGTCATGGATGTCGTCGGCCAGAAGTGGCAGACGGCCGACTGA
- a CDS encoding J domain-containing protein, with protein MSFWDSLLKIVTTTGNALTGVVEAVRTLFEGDPETRRKVAFSVAMIALSAKMAKADGIVNEAEVSAFRDIFKFPADQAKNVARLYNLARQDVAGYEAYAEKMASLCSSCERNCPILEDIVDGLFHIAKSDGAVHEKELTFLRRVAEIFRMDDEHFGCIMARHVHGDDRDPYQVLGVSPKDDFSAIRKRYRVLVSENHPDMLVARGVPEEFHAIANDRMAVLNAAYEAIERERRAA; from the coding sequence ATGTCATTTTGGGACAGCCTGCTCAAAATCGTCACGACCACTGGTAACGCGCTTACGGGAGTGGTCGAGGCGGTCCGGACGCTCTTCGAAGGAGATCCGGAAACTCGGCGAAAGGTCGCCTTTTCGGTCGCCATGATCGCCCTTTCGGCGAAAATGGCGAAGGCCGACGGCATCGTGAACGAGGCCGAGGTGAGCGCCTTTCGCGACATCTTCAAGTTTCCCGCGGACCAGGCGAAGAACGTCGCCAGGCTTTACAATCTCGCCCGCCAGGACGTTGCCGGCTACGAGGCCTATGCGGAGAAAATGGCTTCGCTCTGCTCCTCCTGCGAGAGGAATTGCCCGATCCTCGAAGACATCGTCGACGGCCTCTTCCATATCGCGAAGTCCGACGGGGCGGTGCACGAGAAGGAACTTACGTTCCTGAGGCGCGTGGCTGAGATATTCAGGATGGATGACGAGCATTTCGGATGCATCATGGCGCGCCACGTTCATGGCGACGACCGCGATCCCTATCAGGTTCTCGGCGTTTCGCCGAAGGATGACTTTTCCGCGATTCGCAAGCGCTACCGCGTTCTCGTTTCCGAGAACCACCCGGACATGCTCGTGGCGCGCGGCGTGCCGGAAGAATTCCACGCGATCGCCAACGATCGCATGGCCGTGCTCAACGCGGCCTACGAGGCGATCGAAAGAGAACGTCGCGCCGCATGA